A window from Neoarius graeffei isolate fNeoGra1 chromosome 14, fNeoGra1.pri, whole genome shotgun sequence encodes these proteins:
- the si:ch211-28p3.4 gene encoding zinc-binding protein A33, giving the protein MKTQSQDAPVQQQEYLKKQRDILAYQMKKLSAKQVHFIEKTTELKEKIRRKYDDMKRVLDEDLRITMCQLDMEQEAMERATQENIEKCYQLMQDLEQQLSEIVKQLDQDKAHNLDRISETDRRIMDTLKMTDPECIHMDNFKNEQLLSLTINLLLFIRSQVPVTKKLFQSYAQEVVLNPDSAHPKLIISPAGDSVKYTDTWQEVPENPSRFDTTLNVLSQEGFKEGRNYWEVQVSGKTYWELGLTYPSIPRKGREEQCWLGRGPESWCVEYFNGNYTAWHSGIPHELTHLTGRQFQRIGVFSSSYGGLVCFLGADTMTPFYSFCAGTFTDTLHQAVCPGHDNQGTNWKPLLICDASRSAPTL; this is encoded by the exons ATGAAGACTCAATCTCAG GACGCTCCTGTACAACAGCAGGAGTACTTAAAAAAGCAAAGGGATATACTTGCTTACCAAATGAAAAAGCTGTCAGCAAAGCAAGTACATTTCATT GAAAAGACAACAGAACTGAAAGAAAAGatcaggaggaagtatgacgacatGAAGCGAGTGCTGGATGAGGACCTGCGAATCACAATGTGCCAGCTAGACATGGAGCAAGAGGCTATGGAGAGAGCCACTCAGGAGAACATAGAAAAGTGCTACCAACTAATGCAGGACCTGGAGCAGCAGCTGTCTGAGATTGTCAAACAGCTGGACCAAGACAAAGCACACAACTTGGACAGG ATTTCAGAAACAGATAGAAG GATAATGGACACTTTGAAGATGACGGATCCAGAGTGTATCCACATGGACAACTTTAAGAATGAACAGTTGTTAAGTTTAACTATTAATTTACTGCTGTTCATCCGCTCACAGGTTCCTGTTACCAAGAAACTCTTCCAGAGCT ATGCCCAAGAAGTGGTTCTGAACCCTGATTCTGCTCATCCGAAACTCATCATTTCCCCAGCAGGAGATTCAGTTAAGTACACAGACACCTGGCAAGAAGTTCCTGAAAACCCTTCCCGCTTTGACACCACCCTGAACGTGTTAAGCCAAGAAGGTTTCAAAGAAGGGCGCAATTACTGGGAGGTGCAGGTCAGTGGCAAAACCTACTGGGAGCTGGGACTCACCTATCCCAGTATCCCCAGGAAAGGTCGTGAGGAGCAATGCTGGCTGGGGCGTGGACCCGAGTCCTGGTGTGTAGAATACTTTAATGGTAACTACACTGCTTGGCACAGTGGGATTCCCCATGAGCTCACCCATTTAACCGGGAGGCAATTCCAACGTATCGGGGTCTTCTCCAGCTCGTACGGAGGACTCGTGTGTTTCCTGGGCGCAGACACCATGACCCCGTTCTACAGCTTTTGTGCAGGTACATTTACAGATACGCTTCATCAAGCGGTCTGTCCTGGTCATGATAACCAGGGTACCAACTGGAAACCACTACTGATCTGTGATGCCTCAAGGTCTGCGCCCACTCTGTGA